From a single Haloarcula sp. DT43 genomic region:
- the tafE gene encoding TafE family fimbrial adapter protein, producing the protein MNRRGFLLGIGAASVGTGAVFGSGAFTSIEADRNVDLNVTGDAGSAQVGFDAGSGATGIVGTDSNESVDIIEFEETDLNERAETTFENALEVDNNSASKVALYVDDSTTGIGDDPTNSEVLDFREGAAGVSIVGAAQAITLDPDGGSSDDGYSDAVEIDIVVDLRDDGVDGSTLSSITDVTFVVEAVQE; encoded by the coding sequence ATGAATCGGCGTGGGTTTCTCCTCGGTATCGGTGCGGCTAGCGTGGGGACGGGTGCGGTGTTTGGTTCCGGTGCGTTCACCTCTATCGAGGCGGACCGGAACGTCGACCTCAACGTCACCGGCGACGCGGGCTCGGCACAGGTCGGGTTTGACGCCGGAAGCGGTGCCACAGGTATCGTCGGAACGGATTCGAACGAGTCCGTCGACATCATCGAGTTCGAGGAGACCGACCTCAACGAGCGAGCGGAGACGACCTTCGAGAACGCCCTCGAAGTCGACAACAACAGTGCCTCGAAGGTCGCTCTCTACGTCGACGACAGCACCACCGGCATCGGGGACGACCCGACGAACAGCGAGGTGCTAGATTTCCGGGAAGGGGCCGCCGGCGTGTCCATCGTCGGGGCAGCGCAGGCTATCACGCTCGACCCCGACGGCGGTAGCTCAGACGACGGTTACAGCGACGCCGTAGAGATAGACATCGTCGTCGACCTCCGGGACGACGGCGTCGACGGGAGCACCCTCAGCAGTATCACCGACGTGACCTTCGTCGTCGAGGCGGTACAGGAGTAG